ACCATATCACCAGTTTATCTCCTTCACAGCACTAAATAAAATTGCCAAAACGTTGTCGTTCAAGTAGTTTCTATGTGCATAATCTCTATATGAATTATCTAGCAGGGAAACAATCCCAATCGGAGACAAGGGGAAAAATTACAGAGAATTCGATGTGAAATGAGCTTAAAAATCAGATTAGGGGCAACGAGTAATTGTCATTGAATATGATACTATAAATGAAGGATcacaaataaataatgttacaGAGATTAAAACTCAACACTTTTATCATAAATTACTTCCAAGAGAACCTTGAGTACCGTATACAAGATGTTTTTCAAAATGTCtgatgaacaaaataaaaacgaACCTAAACCCAGCTAGCCATCCACAACTGGAGTGAGTAGTGGCTTATTTGAGAAAAAAGCTTCCAAGTTTGCCACCACAAGTTTTTGCCTATCCTTGAAAGTTTCCCATGTAAATATAGCACGATGTGGTGACAGAACAACATTGTTCAATGCAAAGAACTCTTTAGGAACATTAGGCTCATTCTCAAAAACATCCAAACCTGCACCTGCTATCTCTCCTTGTACTAGACACCGAACCAATTCCTGCTCGTCAATAATTGCCCCACGTCCAATATTAACAATGACTCCTCCCTTCCCCAGTGCTGACAGAACATCCTTATCGATCATGTGACTTGTTTCCTCAGTTAATCCACAGCAAATTATGAGAACATCACTGTTAGCAGCAAGCTAACGGATGTTCGAATAGAAAGGGTATGGAATGGACGGCTTTTGGCTTCTTGAGTTGTATGATATGTGGCGTCCACAAGCTATAAGTCTT
This sequence is a window from Mangifera indica cultivar Alphonso chromosome 5, CATAS_Mindica_2.1, whole genome shotgun sequence. Protein-coding genes within it:
- the LOC123217552 gene encoding LOW QUALITY PROTEIN: glyoxylate/hydroxypyruvate reductase HPR3-like (The sequence of the model RefSeq protein was modified relative to this genomic sequence to represent the inferred CDS: substituted 1 base at 1 genomic stop codon), whose protein sequence is MPAVRLVMTTSAGLNHTDIAECRRHGISIANAGNFFSEDVADLAVVLLIDVLRNVSAANRYVKQGLWKGDYPLGSKLGGKRVGIVGLGSIGSLVAERLIACGRHISYNSRSQKPSIPYPFYSNIRXLAANSDVLIICCGLTEETSHMIDKDVLSALGKGGVIVNIGRGAIIDEQELVRCLVQGEIAGAGLDVFENEPNVPKEFFALNNVVLSPHRAIFTWETFKDRQKLVVANLEAFFSNKPLLTPVVDG